DNA from Luteolibacter yonseiensis:
GGAGGAGCGTTATGTTTGGGAGCTCGCATGATGGCGTCGCATGATCGCACCCTCTCATGCGGCGGATTTCCTCTTCAGGGAATCCAACCGCAGATGCGGAAGAGCTTCACCAGGAGATAGGCGACACCGCCCGCGGCGGGAAGGGTGAGGATCCAGGCCCAGAGGATGCGCTCGATGAGGGTGAAGTTGAGCGAGTTGAGACGTTTCGCACAACCGACGCCCATGATGGAGGTGGTGATGCTGTGGGTGGTGGAAACGGTCATTCCGAAACTGCCGGTCACGGCGAGCAGGGTGGCGGCGGTGGTCTCGGCGGCGAAGCCGTGGACGGGCTGGAGTTTCACCATCTTGTGACCGAGCGTCTTGATGATGCGCCAGCCGCCCGCCATCGTTCCGGCGGCCATGGTGATGGAGCAGACGATCTTGATCCATGCCGGCACGTCGGGCGAGAGATCGCGGACTTTTCCGGCGGCCACGACGAGAGGGACTTTTCCGGCGGATTCGGCGGCGGCCATTTCCTTGGTCAGGCTGCCGTTCCAGTCGGTGATTTTCGCTGCGACCATTTTCCCGAGGATCGGGAGTTTCGGCAGGAACCGGGCATCCTCGTGGGAGACTAGCTGGTTGTGGGTGGCTTTTGCGTGAGAGGCGAGGCGTTGGGCGGCTTCCGCGTCTCCAATGGCGGCGAAGGTCTTGGCCGAGAGGGTTTGGAACGCCTCGCGGAATTCGCCGGGCTTGAGATGGGTGCTTTCCGTTTCGAGGGTGCTGGCGGCGGCGCGCAGTTGCTCGGGGGTGGATTTGGGATTCTGGATGGTCTTGATGCTTTCCTCGGAGGCCATCGATTTGTCCATGCGGAGGAAGTTCATCCAGTCCGGAGCGTTCTGGAAGGTGCCGGTGGCGGTGGCGGTGACGAGGGCGAGAGTGATGACACCCATCGTTTTCTGGGCGTCGGCGAGACCGTGGGCGAATCCCATGTACCCAGCGCTGAAGATCTGGGCCTTGCCGAAGAAACGGTTCACGAACCGCGGCCGCGCCTTTTGTAACAGGAAATAAAGGATGCCCATGATGATGAAGCCGCCGACAAAGCCGATGACGGGCGAGGTGATCATCGGGATCACCACCTTGTGCAGCACGCCCTCCATGACTTCCTTGCCATCCTTGACTTTTTTCACCGACCAGATGATCGCGTG
Protein-coding regions in this window:
- a CDS encoding inorganic phosphate transporter, translated to MTLGIIFLVIFIALAFEYINGFHDTANSIATVVGTKVMTPRQAILMAAATNLIGALAGHAVAKTVSSGLVDSQFISPLVIVCALLGGIVWNLITWWFGLPSSSTHALVGGICGAAVASAHDNWHAIIWSVKKVKDGKEVMEGVLHKVVIPMITSPVIGFVGGFIIMGILYFLLQKARPRFVNRFFGKAQIFSAGYMGFAHGLADAQKTMGVITLALVTATATGTFQNAPDWMNFLRMDKSMASEESIKTIQNPKSTPEQLRAAASTLETESTHLKPGEFREAFQTLSAKTFAAIGDAEAAQRLASHAKATHNQLVSHEDARFLPKLPILGKMVAAKITDWNGSLTKEMAAAESAGKVPLVVAAGKVRDLSPDVPAWIKIVCSITMAAGTMAGGWRIIKTLGHKMVKLQPVHGFAAETTAATLLAVTGSFGMTVSTTHSITTSIMGVGCAKRLNSLNFTLIERILWAWILTLPAAGGVAYLLVKLFRICGWIP